One segment of Candidatus Pelagibacter ubique HTCC1062 DNA contains the following:
- a CDS encoding amino acid ABC transporter permease codes for MNSKNLDLSKSKIQINRNTSLIIGILFFFLGIFDFCLNNFLGTNITSFLPRFINFFTPLIFGVIGLHFIRIEFSGIKILDSLNKNINPSNFNAALSLCIIFLIIFSLPPLLNWFIFDANISGDTKEACTGGGACWVYIKVWFNRFMYGMYPNAEQWRINITFIAVLSFMAAGFFVPAKFRNYLSLYYTLILPIISFILIYYLISGGSFGLEWVETGAWGGLSLTFIVSFFSLIFCFPIGMMLALGRRSDLPVVKYSSLSFIEFWRGVPLITVLFMSAVMFPMFLPDGTYVDKLIRVVVAITLFEAAYTAEVIRGGLQALPRGQYDAAKSLGMGYWKLHIFVILPQALKLVIPGIANTFLALVKDTPLIFVVGLLEVVGMLNLAKTNPEWLGFSMEGYVFAGIIFWIICYSMSKYSQKLELKYKTDR; via the coding sequence ATGAATTCAAAAAATCTTGATTTATCAAAATCTAAAATTCAAATAAATAGAAATACTTCTCTGATTATTGGAATTTTATTTTTTTTCTTAGGTATTTTTGATTTTTGTTTAAATAATTTTTTAGGTACAAATATTACCTCTTTCTTACCTAGGTTTATTAATTTTTTTACCCCTTTAATCTTTGGGGTAATTGGTCTTCATTTTATTAGAATTGAATTTTCAGGTATTAAAATTTTAGATAGCCTTAATAAAAATATTAACCCAAGTAATTTTAATGCAGCTTTAAGTTTGTGTATTATTTTTCTTATAATATTTTCACTTCCTCCATTATTAAATTGGTTCATTTTTGATGCTAATATTTCTGGTGACACTAAAGAAGCGTGTACTGGTGGTGGCGCTTGTTGGGTTTATATCAAAGTTTGGTTTAATAGATTTATGTATGGAATGTATCCTAATGCAGAACAATGGAGAATTAATATTACATTTATTGCTGTATTATCCTTTATGGCAGCTGGATTTTTTGTACCTGCTAAATTTAGAAATTATCTTTCTCTTTATTACACCCTTATATTACCAATTATTTCTTTTATCTTAATCTACTATTTGATTTCAGGAGGTTCTTTTGGACTTGAGTGGGTTGAAACAGGTGCGTGGGGTGGCTTATCTTTAACCTTTATAGTTTCTTTTTTCTCTCTAATTTTTTGCTTTCCAATTGGTATGATGTTGGCTCTTGGTAGAAGATCTGATTTACCGGTTGTTAAATATTCATCTCTTTCATTCATTGAATTTTGGAGAGGTGTTCCTTTAATTACAGTTTTATTTATGTCAGCTGTAATGTTTCCAATGTTTTTACCTGATGGAACATATGTAGATAAACTAATTAGAGTTGTTGTAGCAATTACTTTATTTGAAGCGGCTTATACAGCTGAAGTTATAAGGGGAGGATTACAAGCACTTCCGCGAGGCCAGTATGATGCAGCTAAATCACTTGGTATGGGTTACTGGAAACTTCATATTTTTGTTATTCTTCCACAAGCTTTAAAATTAGTAATTCCAGGAATAGCGAATACGTTCTTAGCACTTGTAAAAGATACACCACTAATTTTTGTAGTAGGTCTTTTAGAGGTAGTTGGTATGTTAAATTTAGCTAAAACTAATCCCGAATGGCTAGGATTTTCGATGGAAGGATATGTATTTGCTGGAATAATATTCTGGATTATTTGTTATAGTATGAGTAAATATAGCCAGAAATTAGAATTAAAATATAAAACAGATAGATAA
- a CDS encoding amino acid ABC transporter ATP-binding protein, which translates to MSDSIIQIQNVNKWFGDFQVLKEINLEVKPKEKIVVCGPSGSGKSTLIRCINRLEEHQKGSIIVDGTEISEDTKNIEQVRAEVGMVFQQFNLFPHLSILDNCTLAPIWVKKMPKKEAEKLALEHLERVQILDQAQKFPGQLSGGQQQRVAIARALCMEPKIMLFDEPTSALDPEMIKEVLDVMVNLAKQGMTMIVVTHEMGFAKEVADQMIFMDEGMIVEKATTKDFFANPKSDRTKLFLSQIL; encoded by the coding sequence ATGTCAGATTCAATTATTCAAATTCAAAATGTAAACAAGTGGTTTGGGGATTTTCAAGTATTAAAAGAAATAAATCTTGAAGTTAAACCTAAAGAAAAAATCGTTGTGTGTGGACCATCTGGATCTGGAAAATCTACACTAATTAGATGTATTAATAGACTAGAAGAGCATCAAAAAGGATCAATCATTGTTGATGGTACTGAAATTTCAGAAGATACAAAAAATATAGAACAAGTTAGAGCTGAAGTTGGGATGGTTTTTCAACAATTTAATTTATTTCCTCATTTATCTATTTTAGATAATTGTACGTTAGCTCCAATTTGGGTAAAAAAAATGCCCAAAAAAGAAGCAGAAAAATTAGCATTAGAACACCTTGAAAGAGTACAAATTTTAGATCAAGCTCAAAAATTCCCAGGTCAATTATCGGGTGGACAACAACAAAGAGTTGCTATTGCAAGAGCACTTTGTATGGAACCTAAAATTATGTTATTTGATGAACCTACTTCTGCGTTAGATCCTGAAATGATTAAAGAGGTACTAGATGTTATGGTTAATTTAGCAAAACAAGGTATGACAATGATTGTTGTAACTCATGAGATGGGCTTTGCTAAAGAGGTAGCTGACCAAATGATATTTATGGATGAAGGAATGATTGTAGAAAAGGCCACTACTAAAGACTTTTTTGCTAATCCTAAAAGTGATCGTACTAAACTTTTCTTAAGCCAAATTTTATAA
- a CDS encoding helix-turn-helix domain-containing protein, which translates to MEDNFNKHLGNKLKLRRLALGLTQTKVAKAINVTFQQIQKYEKGTNGVSSIRLLQLANYLKVPVNYFFEDFSEYLINLERSQEGHMNVNYNFLVKLYSELNNDQKLKFSKSLQSSNIGISKAV; encoded by the coding sequence ATGGAAGATAATTTCAACAAACATTTAGGTAACAAATTAAAGCTAAGAAGATTAGCTTTAGGTCTCACACAAACAAAAGTAGCAAAAGCAATTAATGTTACATTTCAACAAATTCAAAAATATGAAAAAGGAACTAATGGAGTTAGCTCAATAAGACTTCTTCAATTAGCAAATTATTTAAAAGTTCCAGTAAATTATTTTTTTGAAGATTTTTCAGAATATTTAATAAATCTAGAAAGATCTCAAGAAGGTCACATGAATGTAAATTATAATTTTTTAGTTAAATTATATTCTGAACTTAATAACGATCAAAAGTTAAAGTTTAGTAAATCTTTACAGTCTTCAAATATTGGGATTTCAAAAGCAGTTTAA
- a CDS encoding valine--tRNA ligase, with amino-acid sequence MSNDKYIHTDVEDKIYSYWEKNNLFKPTKNKKQFSVVIPPPNVTGSLHMGHALNNSIQDLLVRYHRMNNYETLWQPGTDHAGIATQALVEKKLTADGIDKNEIGREKFIEKVWEWKEEHGDIILNQLKKLGCSCDWSRNAFTMDENLSKSVLKVFVELHKKGLIYKDKKLVNWDTVLKTAISDLEVDQREVNSKIYYIQYPIEASSDFITIATTRPETMLGDTAIAVNPKDDRFKHLVGKFVTVPIVGKKIKIIEDEYADPEMGTGALKITPAHDFNDYEVGQRNNLEIINIFTEGGKVNENAPKEYIGLDRFEARKRIIKELKEKEFFVKEENIKNKVPYGDRSNSIIEPFLTEQWFVDAKKLSIKAKDIVNSKKTNFFPANWSKTYFQWMNNIEPWCISRQLWWGHQIPAWYGPDKKIFVAINEEEAKLDAKKFYNKDVDLIRDPDVLDTWFSSGLWPFATLGWPDNKEYVDKFYPTSVLVTGFDIIFFWVARMIMFGMEFLDKEPFKDVYVHALVKDEKGQKMSKSKGNVINPLDLIEKYSADALRFTLLSMASPGTDVKLSEDRVKGYRNFLNKLWNANNFLITNNCDFSKIDEKPILSININKWIYAELIETKNKIEKNLKDYRFDEAAKNAYQFTWHSYCDWYLELSKTILFSEDEKAKDEVRQVSAYVFKQILILLHPFIPFVTEEIWLNNKFDNTGKDFLMLANWPSGEFERDTSINQVEKIISIVSELRSFKNELSVSPGSFIDISIETVSKKEQSFFTENEIILKKLGRIKNLYNKDLDKPTATLMVSGDLFKVYFDEDVDLELIKKNLTTRQNKYQEEMNKISQRLANKGFVDRAPKDIVDQEKTNYNNLKNDVERISITIKGL; translated from the coding sequence ATGAGTAACGATAAATATATACATACAGACGTTGAAGATAAGATTTATTCTTATTGGGAAAAAAACAATTTATTTAAACCCACTAAAAATAAGAAACAATTTTCAGTGGTTATACCTCCGCCCAATGTAACTGGTAGCCTTCATATGGGTCATGCTTTGAATAATTCAATTCAAGATCTTTTGGTTAGATACCACCGTATGAATAATTATGAAACCTTATGGCAACCTGGAACAGATCATGCAGGTATTGCCACACAGGCCTTAGTTGAGAAAAAATTAACCGCTGATGGTATTGATAAAAATGAAATTGGAAGAGAAAAGTTCATAGAAAAGGTTTGGGAATGGAAGGAAGAACATGGTGATATCATTTTAAATCAACTAAAAAAACTAGGTTGCTCTTGTGATTGGTCAAGAAATGCTTTTACAATGGATGAAAACCTTTCAAAATCAGTTTTAAAAGTTTTTGTAGAGCTTCACAAAAAAGGTTTAATTTATAAAGATAAAAAACTAGTAAACTGGGATACGGTTTTAAAAACAGCAATATCTGATTTAGAAGTGGATCAAAGAGAAGTTAATTCTAAGATTTACTATATTCAATATCCTATAGAAGCTTCTAGTGATTTTATAACTATAGCAACAACAAGACCTGAAACCATGTTGGGTGATACAGCGATAGCTGTAAATCCAAAGGATGATCGATTTAAACATTTAGTTGGTAAGTTTGTAACAGTACCAATTGTTGGAAAAAAAATAAAAATTATTGAAGATGAATATGCTGATCCTGAGATGGGAACGGGTGCTTTAAAGATAACACCAGCACATGATTTTAATGACTATGAAGTGGGACAAAGAAATAATTTAGAAATCATAAATATTTTTACTGAAGGTGGCAAAGTAAACGAAAACGCTCCTAAAGAATATATTGGACTTGATAGATTTGAAGCTAGAAAAAGAATTATAAAAGAACTTAAAGAAAAAGAGTTTTTTGTTAAGGAAGAGAACATAAAGAATAAAGTTCCTTATGGGGATAGGTCTAATTCAATAATTGAGCCTTTTTTAACAGAACAATGGTTTGTCGATGCAAAAAAATTATCAATTAAAGCTAAAGATATAGTTAACTCTAAAAAAACTAATTTTTTTCCTGCTAATTGGTCAAAAACTTATTTTCAATGGATGAACAATATTGAGCCATGGTGTATCTCAAGACAGCTTTGGTGGGGACATCAAATACCTGCTTGGTATGGACCAGATAAAAAAATCTTCGTTGCAATAAATGAAGAAGAAGCAAAATTGGATGCAAAAAAATTCTATAATAAAGATGTAGATTTAATTCGTGACCCAGATGTATTGGATACTTGGTTTTCATCAGGTCTATGGCCTTTTGCTACATTGGGTTGGCCTGACAATAAAGAATATGTAGATAAATTTTACCCGACATCAGTACTGGTTACAGGGTTTGACATTATATTTTTTTGGGTAGCACGCATGATCATGTTTGGAATGGAGTTTCTAGACAAAGAGCCTTTTAAAGATGTTTACGTTCACGCCCTTGTTAAAGACGAGAAGGGACAAAAAATGTCTAAATCTAAAGGAAACGTAATTAATCCCTTAGACCTAATTGAAAAATATAGTGCAGATGCTTTAAGGTTTACTCTACTGTCAATGGCGTCACCCGGAACAGATGTAAAACTTTCTGAAGATAGAGTTAAGGGTTATAGAAATTTTTTAAATAAATTATGGAATGCAAACAATTTTTTAATTACCAATAATTGTGATTTTTCTAAAATTGATGAAAAACCAATTTTATCAATTAATATTAACAAATGGATCTATGCTGAACTTATAGAAACTAAAAATAAAATTGAAAAAAATCTAAAAGATTACAGGTTTGATGAAGCTGCAAAAAATGCCTATCAATTTACTTGGCACTCTTATTGTGATTGGTATTTAGAGCTATCTAAAACAATCCTATTTTCAGAAGATGAAAAGGCAAAAGATGAAGTAAGACAGGTATCAGCTTACGTATTTAAACAGATATTAATATTATTACATCCATTTATTCCATTTGTGACTGAAGAAATTTGGCTAAATAATAAATTTGATAACACAGGTAAAGACTTTTTAATGTTAGCTAATTGGCCTTCTGGAGAGTTTGAAAGAGATACATCCATTAATCAAGTTGAAAAAATTATCAGTATAGTTTCTGAATTAAGATCATTTAAAAATGAATTAAGTGTAAGCCCTGGGTCATTTATAGATATTTCAATAGAGACAGTTAGTAAAAAAGAACAATCATTTTTTACTGAAAATGAAATTATTCTAAAAAAACTTGGTCGTATCAAAAATTTATATAATAAAGATCTGGATAAACCAACTGCTACATTGATGGTTTCTGGAGATTTATTCAAAGTGTATTTTGATGAAGATGTCGATTTAGAATTAATTAAAAAAAACTTAACTACAAGGCAAAATAAATACCAAGAAGAAATGAATAAAATATCACAAAGATTAGCTAATAAAGGCTTTGTTGATAGAGCACCAAAAGATATTGTTGATCAGGAAAAAACTAATTATAATAATTTAAAAAATGATGTTGAGAGAATATCGATAACTATAAAGGGTTTATAA
- the ilvD gene encoding dihydroxy-acid dehydratase → MAKFNKKKLPSRHTSLGADRAPHRSFYYAMGETEKDVAKPFVGVVSTWNEAAPCNIALMRQAQSVKKGVRASGGTPREFCTITVTDGIAMGHEGMKSSLISREVIADSTELTVRGHCYDALVGIAGCDKSLPALMMAMVRLNVPSVFIYGGSILPGQYKGKDVTVVDVFEAVGKHSAGKMSAKELRKLELVACPSAGACGGQFTANTMACVSEAIGLALPYSAGTPAPYEERDKYALLSGKTVMNLLQKNIRPRDIVTKKSLENAATIVAATGGSTNAALHLPAIANEIGIKFDLMDVAKIFKKTPYLADLKPGGKYVAKDMWLAGGVPMLLKTLFDGGFIHGDCMTVTGKTMKQNLKNIKFNPKQKVLRAYDNPLSPDGGVVGLKGNLAPDGGIVKIAGLKKLQFTGKARCFDNEEAAMACVQKKKYKAGDVIIIRYEGPVGGPGMREMLSTTGAIYGQGMGEKVALITDGRFSGATRGFCVGHVGPEAALGGPLALLRNGDVIDIDAKKGTINVRLTKSQLATRHKKWKAKKSSFGSGTIWKYAQTVGPAYLGAPTHPGKRKEVKVYADI, encoded by the coding sequence ATGGCAAAATTTAATAAAAAAAAATTACCAAGCAGACATACTTCATTAGGTGCTGATAGAGCTCCACATAGATCATTTTACTATGCAATGGGTGAAACAGAAAAAGATGTAGCAAAGCCATTTGTTGGTGTTGTGTCAACTTGGAATGAAGCTGCTCCTTGTAATATTGCTTTAATGAGACAAGCTCAATCTGTCAAAAAAGGCGTTAGAGCTTCAGGTGGAACCCCTAGAGAATTTTGTACGATAACAGTAACTGATGGTATTGCCATGGGTCACGAAGGAATGAAGTCATCTTTAATCTCTCGCGAGGTAATTGCTGATTCAACTGAACTTACTGTGCGTGGTCATTGTTATGATGCGCTTGTTGGTATTGCTGGTTGTGATAAATCTTTACCTGCCTTAATGATGGCAATGGTTAGATTAAATGTTCCAAGTGTATTTATTTATGGTGGCTCAATACTTCCAGGTCAATATAAAGGTAAAGATGTAACTGTTGTTGATGTTTTTGAAGCAGTTGGAAAACACTCAGCTGGAAAAATGTCTGCAAAGGAATTAAGAAAATTAGAGTTAGTTGCTTGCCCAAGTGCAGGTGCATGTGGAGGTCAATTTACTGCAAATACTATGGCCTGCGTTTCTGAAGCTATTGGTTTAGCATTACCTTATTCAGCTGGAACACCTGCTCCATACGAAGAACGTGATAAGTATGCATTATTAAGTGGCAAGACTGTAATGAATTTATTACAAAAAAATATTCGTCCAAGAGACATTGTTACAAAAAAATCTTTAGAAAATGCTGCAACAATTGTAGCGGCTACTGGTGGATCGACAAATGCTGCTTTACACCTACCAGCTATAGCTAATGAAATTGGAATTAAGTTTGATTTAATGGATGTAGCTAAAATTTTTAAAAAAACTCCATATCTTGCAGATTTAAAACCAGGTGGAAAATATGTTGCAAAAGATATGTGGTTAGCTGGTGGAGTACCTATGTTATTAAAAACTCTTTTTGATGGTGGTTTTATACATGGTGATTGCATGACTGTTACTGGAAAAACAATGAAACAAAATTTAAAAAATATTAAATTTAATCCTAAGCAAAAAGTATTAAGAGCATATGATAATCCTTTATCACCAGATGGCGGTGTTGTAGGTCTTAAAGGTAACTTAGCTCCTGATGGTGGAATTGTTAAAATTGCTGGTTTAAAAAAATTACAATTCACTGGAAAAGCTAGATGTTTTGATAATGAAGAAGCAGCAATGGCTTGTGTGCAAAAGAAAAAATATAAAGCAGGTGATGTAATTATTATTCGTTACGAAGGACCAGTTGGCGGTCCTGGTATGAGAGAAATGCTTTCAACAACAGGTGCTATTTATGGTCAAGGTATGGGTGAGAAGGTTGCTCTAATTACAGATGGTAGATTTTCTGGGGCTACAAGAGGTTTTTGTGTGGGTCATGTTGGCCCTGAGGCGGCCTTAGGCGGCCCTTTAGCTCTTTTACGCAATGGAGATGTAATTGATATAGATGCCAAAAAAGGGACTATTAACGTTAGATTAACTAAATCACAATTAGCCACAAGACATAAGAAGTGGAAAGCAAAAAAATCAAGCTTTGGATCGGGTACTATTTGGAAATATGCTCAAACAGTAGGTCCCGCTTATTTAGGTGCACCAACACATCCCGGTAAAAGAAAAGAAGTAAAAGTTTACGCTGATATTTAA
- a CDS encoding sugar phosphate nucleotidyltransferase → MKIRPVILCGGAGTRLWPNSKNHQAKQFIDFGNWTLLGKTLERVKSSTFDVPIISTNLKYLKEVKKHLKKHKISKYKIVLEPAKRNTAPAILASALIKDIPNEQPLMFFAADHLIEKANIFNKAINKNKTNLTDQNIFIFGIKPTSPSSEYGYFLTKKVKGNINKVTKFIEKPKEAKAKQVIKQKGYWNSGMFFLRKDSIINNFKKYQPTMYKNCLNAVSKAKLKDNTYYLNKASFEKATAKSFDYAILEKTKQINAIKLDIPWSDLGSWKEILKMYDKNKNKYYKKKNVYYRPWGRYVNLFEGKGFLIKELFVKPKGVLSLQKHHHRSEHWFVTQGTPKITLNKDSFFRKKNDHIFIPLEAIHRIENKGTKPVKIIEAQVGSILKEGDIIRFQDVYGRT, encoded by the coding sequence ATGAAAATTAGACCCGTTATATTATGTGGCGGAGCAGGAACTAGACTTTGGCCTAATTCTAAAAATCATCAAGCAAAACAATTTATTGATTTTGGTAATTGGACTTTATTAGGAAAAACTCTTGAAAGAGTTAAATCTTCGACCTTTGATGTACCGATCATAAGTACAAATCTTAAATATTTAAAAGAGGTAAAAAAACATCTTAAGAAACATAAGATAAGTAAATATAAAATTGTTTTAGAACCCGCAAAAAGAAATACAGCACCAGCAATTCTTGCATCAGCATTAATTAAAGATATTCCAAATGAACAACCCTTAATGTTTTTTGCAGCAGACCACTTAATAGAAAAAGCTAATATTTTTAATAAAGCTATTAATAAAAATAAAACTAATTTAACAGACCAAAATATATTCATCTTTGGAATTAAACCAACATCTCCATCAAGTGAATATGGTTATTTTTTAACAAAAAAAGTTAAAGGAAATATTAATAAAGTAACAAAATTTATTGAAAAACCTAAAGAAGCTAAAGCTAAACAAGTCATTAAACAAAAAGGTTATTGGAATTCTGGTATGTTTTTTTTGAGAAAAGACTCAATAATAAATAACTTTAAGAAATACCAACCTACAATGTATAAAAATTGTCTTAATGCTGTTTCAAAAGCTAAACTTAAAGATAACACTTATTATTTAAATAAAGCTTCATTTGAAAAAGCTACAGCAAAATCTTTTGATTATGCAATTTTAGAAAAAACCAAACAAATTAATGCTATTAAATTAGACATTCCTTGGTCAGATCTTGGCAGCTGGAAAGAGATCTTAAAAATGTATGATAAAAATAAGAATAAATATTATAAGAAAAAAAATGTTTATTACCGGCCTTGGGGTAGGTACGTTAATTTATTCGAAGGTAAAGGTTTTTTAATCAAAGAACTATTTGTTAAGCCTAAAGGTGTTTTAAGTTTACAAAAACATCATCATCGATCAGAACATTGGTTTGTAACTCAAGGAACACCTAAAATTACACTTAATAAAGATAGTTTTTTTAGAAAAAAAAATGATCATATATTCATTCCATTAGAAGCAATTCATAGAATTGAAAATAAAGGCACAAAGCCTGTTAAAATTATTGAAGCACAAGTTGGATCGATATTAAAAGAAGGTGATATTATCAGGTTTCAAGATGTGTATGGTCGTACTTAA
- a CDS encoding DUF6552 family protein encodes MLIKKYLKWISTALVLTGILLTNLNIYPINIYFHGLGVIGWTIAGFISKDKAILTNFGLQIPLFLIGIYKIIF; translated from the coding sequence ATGCTTATAAAAAAATACCTAAAATGGATCAGCACTGCTTTAGTATTAACTGGAATATTATTAACTAACTTAAATATCTACCCTATTAACATCTACTTCCATGGTCTTGGAGTTATTGGTTGGACAATAGCTGGTTTTATATCAAAAGATAAAGCCATATTAACAAACTTTGGGTTACAGATACCATTATTTTTAATTGGAATTTATAAAATTATATTTTAG
- a CDS encoding Fur family transcriptional regulator: MNNHDIVFDIIKKSKKHLTAYEILDKFQKFKKIQPMAVYRSLKKLIEEDKIHKSNQNKTYVLCSHEHVKHNPSIAICRDCGDTEELKSELFETIFKKNPIKKYDFSDFQLEVSTKCRRCN, translated from the coding sequence ATGAATAATCACGACATAGTTTTTGATATAATTAAGAAATCTAAAAAGCATTTAACGGCTTATGAAATATTAGATAAATTTCAAAAATTTAAAAAGATACAGCCAATGGCTGTTTACAGATCTTTAAAAAAACTAATTGAAGAAGATAAGATACATAAATCTAATCAAAATAAGACCTATGTATTGTGTAGTCATGAGCATGTTAAGCATAATCCATCTATAGCTATTTGTAGAGATTGTGGAGACACAGAAGAGCTTAAATCAGAATTATTTGAAACAATATTTAAAAAAAACCCAATCAAAAAATATGACTTCAGTGATTTTCAGCTTGAAGTCTCAACAAAATGTAGGAGATGTAACTAA